The Fimbriiglobus ruber genomic sequence CTTCCACTTCGACCCTGCGAACCAAGCCGAGGATGTCGCTGTCCTTGAACTACAAACGAAGCCAAAAGGTTGCACCCCAGCAACCTTCTGTTCGGATGTGGATTTATATGGCTTCAAATTTGAAGCCTATGGGTATGCGGACGGCTATGAGACAGGTGCGTGGTCCGAAGGTAAGCTGGGACGAATCGACGCGCTCGGCTTGCTTCAACTCACAAACACTGAGATCACAGGGTACGCTGTAGAGCCTGGCTTCAGCGGAACCCCCGTTTGGGTCGGTCAATTAAGTGCGGTCGCGGGCATCGTTGTGTCAAGCGACAAGGACCCTAATACACGAGTATCATTCCTGATCCCCACCGCAAAACTGGCGTCACGGTATCCCGATCTGTCTGGGTTAGTTCGGTCGAAAAGCCATTCACGCTTGATCGAAGAAGAATTGGCTTCGGTGGCGGGTGTTGGGAAACATCAGATTCGGATTTCTGAGGCCGCTCACGGAAAATTTAGATGGCGGGGCGGAATTGCCCCGGTGCAGTTCGGTCTTCTCTGGAAAGGACGAACAGATTTTCTGATCGCATACGAGCCCGCACAGACGCGCTGTCGCGATGTGTCAGATGCGCTACTGAGAGCAGCAATCCACGGTTCCGGCGGAACTCTGTTTGTCGCCGAGCCGGATAGATGGAAAGAACGGTCAACGGAGATCGTGAACAAGTGCCTTGGAACTAACTGGGACCGTTCAAGCCCGTCACTGGCAGCAGCCACAGCAAGAACGTGGGGATTGCAACCACTCACTGAGTACGAAGACGCGGAATATTTGGTCGAGAAAGAGTATTCGCCCACTGAACTCAGCAGCATCCTAAACACTGTAATGGACCTGGTGCTGCTGGAGAGGCTATCAGAGTTTGCCAGTGAAATGCTCGTGGACGGGAAGTCTGGTGAATTAGCGATGACTATTGAATCGGAATTGGCAACCGAGATGTGGGTGGTTTGGCAGGAGTGGGAAGCGACGTTGCGAGATCAACCGGAATTGCTGTCGCACTTCTTCCGAGTCATGATGTCAAAGGCGGACGTGAAGCAATTGCAATTCGCCCAGGCGAGGGTGGGCCTTCACACGCTCGTCCCATGCTTGCTTCGTAGCGTGATTTTTGCCCTTGCCATCCGAGTCTGTCTGCCGTGGGACTTTAGACCGGTCATGGATGAACGGCACGCGAACATCGTTGCAAGGCACGGGTACGCGCACCTATGCGGTCTACAATTGATCGAGGCAGTGATGATCGTGCAAAAAGTGCAGAGCCTGATGTGGGAAACGGATTATGTTATCCTTCCCCATTTTACGGACCCGGGCGAGGATATACCTTCTTTATCGAAAAGCTTTATGAATGGGGAAAGCAAATTTTCTCGCTTGGACAAGCCGACGGCTGGGTCGCCGCTTTTCTTGACAGGTGACGGTGCGTTCCTACGAGCGATATTGGCAGGAAAGCATGATTTACAGGCTCATCTCCAGGGCGTTGTCGCCAAGTGGATAACTCGGCAAGAGAAGGAAATAGATCAAGCCGTCGAAGGAGCTGCCCATGCCAGTTGAGCCTACTGAAACGCCCGCAGTTGCCCTCGTGCAAATCCTAGAAGAGATTGCGACATCCCTGAGCATGCGATGCGAACGCAATCCAAACGCTCTTACGCGCACGGCATCAAAAGCGTCTGATATGGCAAAAGAAGCGGGGATGGATACTACAGCTTTCACATCTGTGGCCAGTGAAGATCGTTGCGCGGGACTTTTCGTGGACTACCACGCGATCCTCATATCCGATCTTCCGGCTCCTAAGACTGGAGCCGACCTTGTCGTGGAAGAACTTCACACGAAGTTGGCGAGCCAGCAGCGCCGCGCCGCTATCGCCATGACCTGGCTGCCCCCCTCAATGCGAAGTGATCTGAATCTATTCATCGTGGCCCCTCCCGGTTCATCTGATTCGCTGGAGTGGTCTGAATTCGCCGCGCAGACTGAAAGAAACGAACAGGTCTGCCGGAAGTTGGTTTGGCTTCCCCCTGCTGACAAGCAATCGTGGAGGGGCAGCGCGAAGAGTTTCTGTGAGCGGACATTCTTGGCGCGCCCCTGGACTGCTCAGAACCTGCCGTCCGGATCGGCCCAACTCGACCCGCTTGCTGGCATCTTGCAAGGCGATCACCGGATGGCGCGATGGCTCGCCGTTATGGAAAAGGATACTGAAGAGGATTCCGAACTCGCGGACGCGCTAATGAGAGCCCTGGAATCATCACCTGGGGAGGGCGCATATGTTCCTTAGCCGTGTGGCTATCTCGGATTTTCGCACGTTCCCGATAGATTTTTCGCTGGAGTTAACACCTGGGCCGGGAGTTACACTAATCGTTGGCCAGAATGGTCTCGGCAAAAGCACGTTTTTTGAGGCTTTAGAGTGGTGTTTGACGGGACAGGTTAAGAGGTTGAGCGATCTCCCCACGGAAGGCTCTAAGAAGGCAGATTTTCTTGCGCGGCGCTTGCCCGATGGGAAGGAAGCTGCGAAATACGGCGTTGAATTAACCTTTCAACCGCAGGCGGCGGTCAAGTTTGCACGTTGGAGGGAAAAGGATGGAACCGCATTTAAAGCGACAATCGACCCCAGCGAAAGCGATCTGATATCGGCGCTCAAGGCTCCGACTTGGAAAGAGCCCATTTTAGCGCTCGGATCGTATCTGCGCTTAACACATTTTCTCAGCCAAGCTGGCGAACAGCGGTTCGCCGTTCAAGACTCGAAGGATCGGTGGTCCGCCCTAGAAGCACCCGCAGGAACTGAGCGTCTGAATCGCCTGCGCGAACGCCTCGGTAACAGAGGAGTTACTTCAGCGTTCAATCGCCGCGCGAAGGAAGCACAGGATGCTATTAATAATGCAGAGCAAGCCGTCAAGAATTGGGACGAACTGATCGAGCGAAGGAATCATGCTCGCCGCATTGCTGAGTCAGGCGGAGCGGTCTCGCAGGCCGAGTTGCTACCGCAATTAGAAATGCTTCGCGTCGATATTGCAGGGCATTTCGGTGATTTCCAATTTACTGAGCCGTCATCGCCGGAAGCTTGCATCCGACAGATTGCCACTCGCCTGGATGGGTTGAGGCCGTCTCTGGCCGGAAGAGTGGAAGCGGCCAAATCGCTTGAGCCGGCTCCTCGACAATGGCGACAGGCGATGGATGACATTGCGAAGGGCAATGCGGTCCAATCCGCAAGACAAACGCAAGTCGTTGATGCAACAATGACTATCGATCGGCTGCAATTCCAAATTGCTGAGGAAGATGGGCACCTGAAGCAGGTTGATGCTTCGCTAGAGGAGATTGCCCGCGGCCGGAGCCGACTGACCCGCATTGCGACAGCCCGATCCTCTCTTGAAGAACTTCTGATAAGGGAGAGGGCGTTGGCCGAGCGGATCAGCCTAGCCGAAGTGGAACTTGCAAGAGTTTCCGCCACCGCCCGTAACTTGTTTACACTTGCCGACGATCAGCGACGGCTCGAACGCGAATATGCCTCAGCAACGGATCGATCTGAGGCTGTCCGGGAGTTGCAAAACCTGTACACTCGATTTCTGCGTGCAGAAGGAGACGCGAAGGACGCCGATAGCAAACTCTCCGATATCAGGTTGCAGACACAAGGAATAGATAAGGAAGTTCAGGAAATCGAGCGCGACCGTCTTCGCCACACTCAAAGCTTGCATGATTGCGACCAACGACTTCAACGGTTGAGGTTTCAGGCCACCACCATTGAAAGCTGCGTAGCGTCACTTGCGTCTGTGATTACGGAGGAGGATACTCATTGCCCATTATGCTCGACTGAGTTCGCGGCTGGCGAACTTAAGAAGCTGGTAAATGCTGCCGCTAGCACGAGCAATGACGGTTTGTCTGCTGCCGAGGCGGCTATCGAAAACGTACGAGAAGCCATCCGACTGGTTGAAGAGAGAGCCGCAATTGTTGCTTCAAAGCAGTTGCAACGTGATCGCGCGTCCAAGAACGCGGCCGCTGCCCGCGCGACAGCTGATGCTCTACAGGCCACTTTGCGACTTCATCAGTTCATCGCCAGCTCCCCTGCTGGAATAGCGATTGAGAACCGTGTCGCTACACTTCAGGCTGCGGCCAAGATGCGCCTGGATGAGCTGACCAGCTCCCTGCGAGGCTCAATCAGTGCAGCAGAGAGGGATAAGACAGCGACTGATGCCGAGGTCAACAAACGGTCCGCCGAATCCACGCTTCATGAGTTGAAAGAGGAACTGGCAGCGCTGCGGATATCAAGGCAGGAGTATGAAGCAATTCTGGAGCCTGCGTCGCAAATCGGTGATGATACGGCTCGATTATCCTCAGAATTGGCCAAACTTGCCGAATCTGAAGGAAGCCTACTAACCACACAGGAAGCAAGGAGCAAAAAACTTGCGGCGCTATCGGTCCAGCTACGGGCGGCAGTCACCACTCGACAGTCTCTAGAATCCGAGTTGCTATCTGCATCACATCACGCATCTGAATTGCAGCGATTGTTGGATATATTACGAATATCATGGAATAAATCCGGATTCAAAGGCGACCCATCGGCTGAGGCACTTCAACTCGGACTGGATGAAATCGCCGAAAGGCAAAAACGACTGGCTGAATTCGAGGCAAGGAATCGCACACTGCTTGAAGGTCACTCCTCATGGTCAAAGGCCGAGGAGTTTGGAAATCTTCAGAAGCAAATCACCGAGACCGTGCAGCACTTGGAATGTTCGTCGGAGGAAGGGGCAAGGCCCGCATTAGATCGAGCCTTAGGAGCCGCTCGCGCTCAGGCTCAACAGGCCACGGACGCACGATTATTCCGCGACCAGATGATCGATAAACTCGGAGCAGAGGCGCGCCAATACGCTAACAAAGTCTTGGCTCCGCTCAATTCGCTGAACGAGAGCTTTCTAAGGGTTTTTTCGTGTTTTTCTAATCTTTCGGTCTCGATGGGGGCGAAGACACAGCAAACATCAGTAAAGCTGGAATTTGTTCTTCGATGGTTAGCAGGTTCGGCTGAGTCCGGGACTGCCGCTTCAATACGGCACTTTTTGAGCGAAGGCCAATTGTCGGCGCTCTCTGTGAGTCTCCTGCTGAGCATGAGTACCGCCTACAGATGGTCGCAATGGCGGGCTTTGATCCTGGACGATCCTCTCCAACATAACGACGTTATTCACGCCACTTCATTCATTGAAGTTCTGCGGAATCTGGTTCGCTACCAAGGCTACCAAGTCCTGCTTTCAACTCACGACCTCGAACTTGCGGATTTCATCCGTCGGAAAATGGAGGCGGCAGAAGTCGACTGCAAAACATGCCAATTCCTTGGCACCCGGCAAACTGGTGTTAAGTATAAGGTGACGTGATGTTTAGTATCAATTAATTTGCCATGCCGCTTTGTGTCCGGGAGCAGTTTTGGAATACGACCCAATACATATTGCATCTGGTTGAAACCGTAGATACTACATCCGGTCATATTAATAAGCACATTGCATTCTAGATTCCAGACAATTGATAGTGCCTCTTAGATGGTTGTGCTGGATTATCCACGTACACTTGGTCGCGCCCTAAAAGTTGTCCACGTACACTTAGTCGCGCCTCCACGTACACTTGGTCGCGTTCGACGATGGATTTCCGCGGAGTCTTAACGTACACTTGGTCGCTCAAACCTATATATACCTATAACTAAACCTGTAGTATATCGCTGAAATTCTGTGGATTACGGGGATAACATCGGAGCCTGGGGATAACCCCTCTGCGAGATGGCATTCAGGAGCGAAGGGGGGAAGTTTGCGAATCACACCTTCGTAAAGCCACACAAAGGCGTCTTTCAGGCGATAAGCGGGTGCGTCAGCTACCAACCTACCTGCCCACTCCATTTCGAGCGTGATTATCCTATTTACCTGCGTTTTCAAATTCGACTTCCCGAATTCATCCCGTCACCATCAGCGAATTGGTTTTCCCCGTGATCGGAGGGGGGCTGTTTTCCAACGTCAATCCCCGATCGTCCGCCGAAAGACGCGCCTGCGGGTAAACGGCATGCACTTGTTGAAGCGTCGACAGGAACCGCTTCCGGAAATCCCTCACCCGGTCGTATCCCTGCCCGAATTGCTCATACACCCCGGACCATGGGATGAATTGCGGCTGCCCGACCGAAACCCGGTGTAGCCGCTGGGCCAGCCACGTGTAAACGTCCAGAGCCAGGGCCGATCCGGCCAGGGCGCCGACGGCCCGGCGGTCGAGCGGGACGGCATGCCGCTGCAAGCTGGCGTAGTATTCGGCACTGAGTTTGACGGTCGAGGGCCATAACATACGCTGACCCGGCTCGGCCGGATACCAGAGGTCGAAGGCGCTCACGATCTGCGTGTTGACCTGCACGGCACGCCCCCCCTCCACCATCCCCATGCGGACGGTGGCGGATGCCAAACGCGAAAGCTGATCTTTCAGATGACGCAGATGCGGGCCGGTGATGGCGATCCCAAGCGAGCGGGCGAACGCGGTCATCGAATCTTCGACATCGATCACCGGCGAGCGCGTGCGAAT encodes the following:
- a CDS encoding AAA family ATPase, encoding MFLSRVAISDFRTFPIDFSLELTPGPGVTLIVGQNGLGKSTFFEALEWCLTGQVKRLSDLPTEGSKKADFLARRLPDGKEAAKYGVELTFQPQAAVKFARWREKDGTAFKATIDPSESDLISALKAPTWKEPILALGSYLRLTHFLSQAGEQRFAVQDSKDRWSALEAPAGTERLNRLRERLGNRGVTSAFNRRAKEAQDAINNAEQAVKNWDELIERRNHARRIAESGGAVSQAELLPQLEMLRVDIAGHFGDFQFTEPSSPEACIRQIATRLDGLRPSLAGRVEAAKSLEPAPRQWRQAMDDIAKGNAVQSARQTQVVDATMTIDRLQFQIAEEDGHLKQVDASLEEIARGRSRLTRIATARSSLEELLIRERALAERISLAEVELARVSATARNLFTLADDQRRLEREYASATDRSEAVRELQNLYTRFLRAEGDAKDADSKLSDIRLQTQGIDKEVQEIERDRLRHTQSLHDCDQRLQRLRFQATTIESCVASLASVITEEDTHCPLCSTEFAAGELKKLVNAAASTSNDGLSAAEAAIENVREAIRLVEERAAIVASKQLQRDRASKNAAAARATADALQATLRLHQFIASSPAGIAIENRVATLQAAAKMRLDELTSSLRGSISAAERDKTATDAEVNKRSAESTLHELKEELAALRISRQEYEAILEPASQIGDDTARLSSELAKLAESEGSLLTTQEARSKKLAALSVQLRAAVTTRQSLESELLSASHHASELQRLLDILRISWNKSGFKGDPSAEALQLGLDEIAERQKRLAEFEARNRTLLEGHSSWSKAEEFGNLQKQITETVQHLECSSEEGARPALDRALGAARAQAQQATDARLFRDQMIDKLGAEARQYANKVLAPLNSLNESFLRVFSCFSNLSVSMGAKTQQTSVKLEFVLRWLAGSAESGTAASIRHFLSEGQLSALSVSLLLSMSTAYRWSQWRALILDDPLQHNDVIHATSFIEVLRNLVRYQGYQVLLSTHDLELADFIRRKMEAAEVDCKTCQFLGTRQTGVKYKVT
- a CDS encoding replication protein RepA, whose protein sequence is MTQPPQKLLSPTQRKRLDAATDIRSTPPDRIDFLHTVQCQCGIPYGNPGDAVREWERRQGMATLRIEAGSAYDPATGQFVQMGLPYGEKPRLVLIHLATEAIRTRSPVIDVEDSMTAFARSLGIAITGPHLRHLKDQLSRLASATVRMGMVEGGRAVQVNTQIVSAFDLWYPAEPGQRMLWPSTVKLSAEYYASLQRHAVPLDRRAVGALAGSALALDVYTWLAQRLHRVSVGQPQFIPWSGVYEQFGQGYDRVRDFRKRFLSTLQQVHAVYPQARLSADDRGLTLENSPPPITGKTNSLMVTG
- a CDS encoding ABC-three component system protein, producing the protein MNQLIHCAARLLDKKQKAVGGGVLISNNRVLTCAHVVNTALDLDANNTLMPNGSILVDFPLLAQGGRHYSRVVFFHFDPANQAEDVAVLELQTKPKGCTPATFCSDVDLYGFKFEAYGYADGYETGAWSEGKLGRIDALGLLQLTNTEITGYAVEPGFSGTPVWVGQLSAVAGIVVSSDKDPNTRVSFLIPTAKLASRYPDLSGLVRSKSHSRLIEEELASVAGVGKHQIRISEAAHGKFRWRGGIAPVQFGLLWKGRTDFLIAYEPAQTRCRDVSDALLRAAIHGSGGTLFVAEPDRWKERSTEIVNKCLGTNWDRSSPSLAAATARTWGLQPLTEYEDAEYLVEKEYSPTELSSILNTVMDLVLLERLSEFASEMLVDGKSGELAMTIESELATEMWVVWQEWEATLRDQPELLSHFFRVMMSKADVKQLQFAQARVGLHTLVPCLLRSVIFALAIRVCLPWDFRPVMDERHANIVARHGYAHLCGLQLIEAVMIVQKVQSLMWETDYVILPHFTDPGEDIPSLSKSFMNGESKFSRLDKPTAGSPLFLTGDGAFLRAILAGKHDLQAHLQGVVAKWITRQEKEIDQAVEGAAHAS
- a CDS encoding ABC-three component system middle component 1 — encoded protein: MPVEPTETPAVALVQILEEIATSLSMRCERNPNALTRTASKASDMAKEAGMDTTAFTSVASEDRCAGLFVDYHAILISDLPAPKTGADLVVEELHTKLASQQRRAAIAMTWLPPSMRSDLNLFIVAPPGSSDSLEWSEFAAQTERNEQVCRKLVWLPPADKQSWRGSAKSFCERTFLARPWTAQNLPSGSAQLDPLAGILQGDHRMARWLAVMEKDTEEDSELADALMRALESSPGEGAYVP